ACAACGGTCGTGACACCACGGAAATGCCCAGGCCGGCTGGCGCCCTCAAGGAGATGAGAAAGCCCCGGCACTTCAACAAAAGTTTGGTTGTTGTTTGAGCTATTCGGGTACATCTCGTTAACGTTGGGCGCGAATACCAGCTCGACATTGCGACGGCTCAGTTTTTCGCAATCTTCCTGTAAGGTTCGGGGATAATTGGCCAGATCGTCTTCCCGGTCAAATTGCATCGGATTGACGAAAATACTGACGATAACGACGTCAGCCTGTGCTCTGGCGGTATCCACCAACGCCATATGACCATCATGCAGATTTCCCATCGTGGGAACGAAAGCAATGCGTTTGCCGGCTTGGTGCCAGCGGCGGATTTCTCGGCGTAAAAGGGGGATCGTTTCTATAATCAGCATTGCTGTACTCCTTTAATTAGCAGTCATGCTGGAGAATCATCAATTGAATGAATGTGCTTGATCGGGATAGGCAGCGCTTTCTACTTGTTCAATGTATAAGCGGATGGCATCCCTGATGTTGCCCGTTTCTTTGAGGAAGTCTTTGGCAAATTTAGGCGGCCTTGTGGTAATGCCGAGGGCATCGTGCATAACCAGAATTTGGCCATCCGTCATATTGCCCGCCCCAATACCAATGACCGGAATGTCCAGGGCTTCAGTGATACGCTGGGCCAGCGCAGTCGGCACACATTCTAACACCAGTAGCTGCATACCCGCTTTTTCCAGGGCAATGGCATCGTTGAGTAACGTCTGGGCGGAGGATTCATCACGTCCCTGAACTTTATAACCGCCGAGGATATTAACGGATTGTGGTGTCAGACCCAAATGTCCGCAAACGGGGACGGCACGTTCGGCCAGCATTTTGACGGTATCACACAGCCAATCCCCACCCTCAATTTTGACCATATTGGCACCAGAACGCATTAATGCCGCCGCGTTGCCAAAACTTTGTTCAGGGGTCGCATAGCTCATGAAAGGCATATCGGCGATGAGAAAAGCCTGCGGAGCACCGGCGCGAACGCTGCGGGTGTGGTAAGCGATATCTTCAATCGTGACGGGCAGGGTTGAGTCGAATCCCTGCACGGTCATGCCGAGTGAATCGCCAATCAGCATGACATTAATGCCCTGTTCGGCGAAAAGGTGGGCGAAACTGGCATCGTAAGCGGTGATAGTGGCGAATTTGCGCTTGGCTTTTTTTAACTGACTGAGATCCGCCAGGGTTGTTGGTTTCATTACATTCTCCTGAATAGTTATACCCTTTAGTTTCAGGATAGTATCCCATTATCCAGAAAGAGGTACACAAGCTAGACCCAAAGCGTCAGGCCATGTTCTGGAACGAGTTTTAATTGCTCTGCTAAGGTTTCCCCATCGGGAAACACCAGGTCTGGTGCAATTTCTGCCAGCGGGTAGAGCATAAATTCACGCTGTTTTAATCCATAATGGGGAACGGTCAAGCGTTCGGTGTTGATGATGTGATCGCCAAACAGCATGATATCCAAATCGAGCGTTCTAGGCCCCCAGCGTTCATCCTTGCGAACACGTCCTTGAGCCCGTTCAATGGCTTGCGTGTGATCAAGCAATATCTCTGGTGATAACTGGGTGTCCAATACGACGGCAAGGTTGAGATAATCAGGTTGATCCTGTGGCCCCATGGGTTTTGTTCGGTAAAAAGAGGATTGAACAACAAACGTGGTATCAGGGATCTGTTTCAGCGCAGCAAGTGCGTTATTGACTTGCTGCAAAGGGTCGGCCAGATTACTGCCAATGGCGATATAGACTAGCGTCATGTTAACTGTTGTTCCTGTTCTGACGAATGCGTCCACCACCACTACCAACACCACGACGGGGGCGTGTTCTGCGGCGAATCGGTTCGCTGCCCAGTTCTGCTATCATTCCGCGCTGTTGTGATGGGGTTGACTGTTGGAATTCAGCCCACCATCGCACCAACTCTTTCAGTTCATGGCGTGGTTCAATACTGGCACGTAATTCCAGTAAATCATAGGCGGCACGGAACTTCGGATGTTCCATTAGTTTATTCGCCCGTTTGCCTTGACGACGCGGCAGGCGAAGCTGAAGCAACCAGATATCGCGCATCGTGGTGGTATGGCGTTTCGGGATCGCAATGGAGCGGCACTGTTCATCAAGAATATCATTCATGGCTAACGCAAAAGCATCGTAATACTGCAATCCGCTTTCTTGTGTCAGTTTCTCTGCATGTTCAATCAGCGGATACCACAGCATGGCCGCAAATAAGAAAGCCGGATTCACTTTCTTGTCATTTTGCAAGCGAAAATCGGTATTTTTCAGCACCTGTGCCAGCAGTTTTTCCATCGGTGAATCATCACCTTGGGTAAAACTGCGCTGAATCAGCGGAAACAATGGCTGGAACAGATGATATTCCCGCAGCAGTTTATAGGTCTTGTAACCTTGCCCTGACTGTAACAGTTTGAGAGATTCTTCGAACAGACGGGCTGATGGAATCTCTTTCAACAGAAAGGCGAGACGCGGGATAGGTTCCGCCGTGGCTGGCTCAATGGTCATATCCAGTTTGCCGGCGAAACGGACAGCACGCAGCATCCGCACGGGATCTTCCCGATAGCGGGTTTCCGGATCACCAATCAGGCGAATGATGCCTGCGTTCAGATCGGCCATGCCACCGATGTAATCCCGCAGGGCGAAGTCTTCAATGCCATAGTAGAGGCTATTGATCGTGAAATCGCGGCGCACTGCATCTTCTTCCACTGAACCGAAAATATTATCACGCAGTAACATACCGCTTTGAGCTTTATGTGACTGGCTGCGGTCATTGTTTTCTATTTGATCATGTGGCCCGCGGAAAGTCGCCACTTCAATCACATCCGGGCCAAACATGATATGGGCAAGGCGAAAACGGCGCCCGACCAGACGACAGTTACGGAACAGTTTACGAACTTGCTCAGGTGTCGCATTGGTAGCGATATCAAAATCTTTGGGTTTTTTGTGCAGCAAGAGATCACGCACTCCGCCACCGACCAGATAAGCCTCAAAACCGGATTTATTCAGGCGATACAAAACCTTCAGGGCATTATCACTAATGTCTTTACGTGAAATAGGGTGCTGCTCTCGTGGGATCACCGTGATCGGAGAGTCCGAAGGCGTTGCCTTGGCGGATTTTTTCTTCATTTTGTCGTTTTCGGCATGTGATGAAGATGAATGATTCCCTCTGCGACGTTTACGCAGAGGGCTGCTCTCTGTTTGAGCAGAATGGTCAGATACGGTGACTGGCCTTTCACTGACTGCCTGTACGTCGCGCTTTGCCCTGTGTTCGCGAATTAGCAAATTACGGCAGAAAGTTGCTACTCGGTTAAAAATGGTACACCTCGATAGTGACTAATCAATTAAAACAAAAAACAGCCGCCAATCATAACTTACTGGACATTTTTTGAGAATGCTTATAGCGCTAATAGAAAGACTTTATTTAACCTGATCTATGGGTTATGTTTCTTTGGCGGAACCGCGTTTATATTCCAACCGACAATCGCTTGCTGTAGCAGTTGCTCGGTGGTGAGATCTTGCCAGCCTGCGATAGCGGGTTGATTCAAAAATGATAACGCATCAATAAGCAATGGTCTTGGATCGCCCAAGGGGATCGGCTGGGCATGATTTTGCTTCGAAAGTTTATTTCCCTCTTTATTTAGCACGAGAGGTAAATGCACATAATCGGGTGCTGCAAAATGCAAGCGCTGATACAGAGATAGCTGGCGAACCGTGGGTTCAATTAAATCCGCGCCTCTGACAATTTCAGTGATGCCTTGATAGTTATCATCAATAACCACGACAAGATTATAGGCAAATAAACCGTCTTTGCGATAAATAATGAAATCTTCCTCAGCCATTTCAGTGGATACAGTGATATGGCCCTGCAATTTATCGTCAAAACCATAAACCGGATGATGCTGTTTCAGGCGAATGGCGGCGTTATGCGCTGGCAGGTGCAGATGCCGGCAATGACCATCATAAAAGCCGCCCCGTTGCTGGATGCGTTGGCGGCTACAGATGCAGCAATAGCTATCGCCTTGCTGTTTTAATTGATCAAGGATGGCACGGTAAGCGTCATGGCGTTGGGATTGGTAGAGCACTGCGCCATCCCAGCAAAGTCCGTAATGCTCAAGAGCTTGCAATATCCGGTTGGCAGCGCCGGCAACTTCCCGTGGGGGATCAATATCATCAATCCGCATCAACCATTTTCCGTGGCAAGCGCGGGCTTGCAGATAACTGCCCAGTGCCGTCACCAGGGAACCAAAATGGAGATCGCCGGAAGGAGAGGGTGCGAAGCGCCCAATATATAACGAGGAATGTTCAGATTGCGTCATAACAGATTCAATATAGGGGCATACGGCGCTATTGAGCGCCGTACTTAACCCTATTCGTTAGCCAGCCATTTGCTTTTCACGAATTTCGGCCAACGTCTTACAGTCAATACATAAATCGGCTGTTGGGCGAGCTTCTAAACGGCGAATGCCGATTTCAACCCCACAGGATTCACAATAACCAAAGTCCTCTTCCTCGACTTTTTTCAGCGTTTTCTCGATCTTTTTGATCAACTTACGCTCACGATCCCGGTTACGTAATTCAAGACTGAACTCTTCTTCTTGCGCCGCACGGTCAACTGGATCAGGGAAGTTTGCTGCCTCATCTTGCATATGAGATACAGTACGGTCTACTTCATCCCTGAGTTGATTGCGCCATGCTTCCAGAATCAGCTTGAAATGCTTTAACTGGGCATCGTTCATGTATTCTTCGCCTGGCTTTTCCTGGTAAGGTTCTACCCCAGCGATGGCGAGAATGCTCAAGGACGAGGTTTTACGTTTTTGCCCTTCTTGCATAATGCTTCTCCTTACACACGCACTATCAAACGGCCCCCAACAGTAGGGGGAAAAAAATAGGCCGCTATAAATAACAGATGACTGCGAGGTTGGCAATTGTTCCTGCCATTAGTTTTGCAATGGTGTGAAGGCTGACATGTTTACTGCCTAAATATATTACAAAACACCTCTCATTAGCATGATCTGTTTACAAATTATCACATTGATAGAAAAGGTAATTTGTGACTGAGAACCATCCCATTTTCTGTCATGCTGGCCTGATAACAGATTACTTCGACCCCGGATTGGCACGCTTGTTCCAAAAGAAGCGCATAATCAGGGTCAATATGTTTTGCTGCCGCAACCTGACTGATCCCAGAATGTAAAACAGCAAATAACAAGACAGCACGCTGACCTTGTTGTGCTATCAATGATAGCTCACGTAAATGTTTTTGCCCCCGAATTGTGACGGCATCAGGAAAATATCCACAGTTTTCTTGTAACAATGTCACTGACTTGACTTCAATATAGCAATCAACTCTTTGTTTTGCTTGTAACAATAAATCGATACGGCTTTTCTCTTCGCCATAGCGAATTTCACGATGAATATACTCATATCCAGACAATTCCGAGATAATATTGTGTTCAATGGCCTGATAAACCAACTCATTGGCCCTGAGGGTATTGACACAAATCCAGTGCCCCTCTTGGGTCTGCGTCAATTCCCAGCTATGCGGGTACTTGCGCTTGGGATTATCTGAGGTGGAATACCACACGGTATCTCCCGGCGTAGCGCAGCCTGTCATGGCACCCGTGTTGGCACAGTGTATTGTGAGCGTTTCCCCTGCCGGCGTGAGGACATCTGCAAGAAAGCGTTTATAGCGGCGGATTAAGGTAGCAGACTTCAGGGGAGGTGAAAATTCCATAAACTTTCCTTTATAACCAGTGGGCGAAAGTGTTCAGTGATCAAAAAGACGCTAATGCTACAATGGCATCCATTGAAAGTTAATTCATTATGGTACTCCTTTGTCATCGCCTATTTATGATTTATTACCCATTCATGACGTCGTGGAAGCTGTGATTGCTGAATTGCAAACATCGAAGCAAGTGTTATTGCACGCGCCAACGGGAGCGGGAAAATCGACCGGATTGCCATTGGCGATCTTACGCCAAGCACCGTTGGCAGGACGCATCATTATGCTGGA
This genomic interval from Xenorhabdus doucetiae contains the following:
- the gluQRS gene encoding tRNA glutamyl-Q(34) synthetase GluQRS, which codes for MTQSEHSSLYIGRFAPSPSGDLHFGSLVTALGSYLQARACHGKWLMRIDDIDPPREVAGAANRILQALEHYGLCWDGAVLYQSQRHDAYRAILDQLKQQGDSYCCICSRQRIQQRGGFYDGHCRHLHLPAHNAAIRLKQHHPVYGFDDKLQGHITVSTEMAEEDFIIYRKDGLFAYNLVVVIDDNYQGITEIVRGADLIEPTVRQLSLYQRLHFAAPDYVHLPLVLNKEGNKLSKQNHAQPIPLGDPRPLLIDALSFLNQPAIAGWQDLTTEQLLQQAIVGWNINAVPPKKHNP
- the sfsA gene encoding DNA/RNA nuclease SfsA, producing MEFSPPLKSATLIRRYKRFLADVLTPAGETLTIHCANTGAMTGCATPGDTVWYSTSDNPKRKYPHSWELTQTQEGHWICVNTLRANELVYQAIEHNIISELSGYEYIHREIRYGEEKSRIDLLLQAKQRVDCYIEVKSVTLLQENCGYFPDAVTIRGQKHLRELSLIAQQGQRAVLLFAVLHSGISQVAAAKHIDPDYALLLEQACQSGVEVICYQASMTENGMVLSHKLPFLSM
- the panB gene encoding 3-methyl-2-oxobutanoate hydroxymethyltransferase — translated: MKPTTLADLSQLKKAKRKFATITAYDASFAHLFAEQGINVMLIGDSLGMTVQGFDSTLPVTIEDIAYHTRSVRAGAPQAFLIADMPFMSYATPEQSFGNAAALMRSGANMVKIEGGDWLCDTVKMLAERAVPVCGHLGLTPQSVNILGGYKVQGRDESSAQTLLNDAIALEKAGMQLLVLECVPTALAQRITEALDIPVIGIGAGNMTDGQILVMHDALGITTRPPKFAKDFLKETGNIRDAIRLYIEQVESAAYPDQAHSFN
- the dksA gene encoding RNA polymerase-binding protein DksA translates to MQEGQKRKTSSLSILAIAGVEPYQEKPGEEYMNDAQLKHFKLILEAWRNQLRDEVDRTVSHMQDEAANFPDPVDRAAQEEEFSLELRNRDRERKLIKKIEKTLKKVEEEDFGYCESCGVEIGIRRLEARPTADLCIDCKTLAEIREKQMAG
- the pcnB gene encoding polynucleotide adenylyltransferase PcnB, with the translated sequence MKKKSAKATPSDSPITVIPREQHPISRKDISDNALKVLYRLNKSGFEAYLVGGGVRDLLLHKKPKDFDIATNATPEQVRKLFRNCRLVGRRFRLAHIMFGPDVIEVATFRGPHDQIENNDRSQSHKAQSGMLLRDNIFGSVEEDAVRRDFTINSLYYGIEDFALRDYIGGMADLNAGIIRLIGDPETRYREDPVRMLRAVRFAGKLDMTIEPATAEPIPRLAFLLKEIPSARLFEESLKLLQSGQGYKTYKLLREYHLFQPLFPLIQRSFTQGDDSPMEKLLAQVLKNTDFRLQNDKKVNPAFLFAAMLWYPLIEHAEKLTQESGLQYYDAFALAMNDILDEQCRSIAIPKRHTTTMRDIWLLQLRLPRRQGKRANKLMEHPKFRAAYDLLELRASIEPRHELKELVRWWAEFQQSTPSQQRGMIAELGSEPIRRRTRPRRGVGSGGGRIRQNRNNS
- the folK gene encoding 2-amino-4-hydroxy-6-hydroxymethyldihydropteridine diphosphokinase, whose product is MTLVYIAIGSNLADPLQQVNNALAALKQIPDTTFVVQSSFYRTKPMGPQDQPDYLNLAVVLDTQLSPEILLDHTQAIERAQGRVRKDERWGPRTLDLDIMLFGDHIINTERLTVPHYGLKQREFMLYPLAEIAPDLVFPDGETLAEQLKLVPEHGLTLWV